A window of Diospyros lotus cultivar Yz01 chromosome 14, ASM1463336v1, whole genome shotgun sequence contains these coding sequences:
- the LOC127790139 gene encoding protein BIC1-like, producing the protein MASQAAAPIVSSHQAAAPTLPVEPKKAHQQNPSNDDDETVATTKAPSLEATDEPQNSQIKPKSPAPKQADDEEEQRKVDQVAELAMAAEENVRERLKRHRVEVAGRVWIPDMWGQEELLKDWIDCTAFDAPLVNSNIMLARAALIKGGRLRTSSSGIRIENSC; encoded by the coding sequence ATGGCAAGCCAAGCCGCAGCCCCCATCGTTTCCAGCCACCAAGCGGCCGCGCCGACACTTCCAGTGGAGCCAAAGAAGGCTCATCAGCAAAACCCATCAAACGATGACGATGAGACAGTGGCAACAACAAAAGCCCCATCTTTGGAAGCTACCGATGAGCCCCAAAACAGCCAGATTAAACCAAAAAGCCCAGCTCCAAAGCAAGCcgatgatgaagaagaacaaagaaaagtAGATCAAGTTGCAGAATTAGCAATGGCGGCGGAGGAGAACGTCCGTGAGCGGCTGAAGAGGCACCGGGTGGAGGTGGCGGGGCGGGTCTGGATCCCGGATATGTGGGGCCAGGAGGAGCTGCTCAAGGACTGGATAGATTGCACCGCCTTTGATGCTCCGTTGGTGAACAGTAACATAATGCTGGCTCGAGCGGCTTTGATTAAAGGAGGTAGATTAAGAACAAGCTCCAGTGGGATAAGAATAGAGAATAGCTgttaa